One Halolamina litorea genomic window carries:
- a CDS encoding ferredoxin has protein sequence MHIEYERDTCIGMFQCVAEWDGFEKDLDAGKAVLVDGEEESEDLFVREIPEAAELDAKFAARACPVDAIRVYDDDGEQIV, from the coding sequence ATGCACATCGAGTACGAGCGTGACACCTGCATCGGGATGTTCCAGTGTGTCGCCGAGTGGGACGGCTTCGAGAAGGACCTGGACGCCGGCAAGGCCGTCCTCGTCGACGGTGAGGAGGAGTCGGAGGACCTGTTCGTCCGCGAGATCCCCGAGGCGGCCGAACTCGACGCGAAGTTCGCCGCGCGCGCCTGCCCCGTCGACGCCATCCGCGTCTACGACGACGACGGCGAGCAGATCGTCTGA
- a CDS encoding DEAD/DEAH box helicase yields MAATDDVGRIEHPMLTPGFLERRLYQLQLAGTAQETDTLVCLPTGLGKTTVSLLVTAERLDSVGGTALMLAPTKPLVQQHAEFYREALQIPDEEIVVFTGEVSPDDRAELWESATVVIATPQVVENDLVGNRISLADVTHLTFDECHRATGDYAYVYIAERYHADAKNPLVTGMSASPGGDEEEILTVCENLGLTEVEVMTEDDADVAEFTHDTDVQWERIDLPEEILEIRELLNEVITDRLEDLKELGVTKATSPDLSQKKLNGMRAELQKLINNDQSEGYQGMSTHAEIMKLRRAVELVETQSVESVRRYFERQREDARSSGASKASQRMVSDPRVRRAMRKADTFDGLHPKFSQARILLAQTLGIGEGERVIVFTESRDTAEALTEFLGQSFETRKFVGQGDKQGSDGMTQTQQQERLDAFRNGEFEVLVSTSVAEEGLDVPEVDLVLFYEPVPTAIRSIQRKGRTGRQAEGQVVVLLANDTRDEAFFWIARRREQEMEEELRKLKGVAEEVEAELDDAQQALSSFGDDDGEREERLSPGMTDFAEGDGDGSESEEATDDGTDDAETDDTETDDADVDAEPAEGVVATAQSDPEEDVVEVVVDQRELDSPIAKELSRREGVRTRLETLEVGDYVLSDRVAVERKSVSDFLDTLTGGDRSMFEQVGDLSRAYARPVVILEGEDLYGERNVHPNAIRGALSSLAIDFDASVLRTEDEDDTADLLEVVASREQEESDRTVSVHGEKSGKTLTEQQEYVVGSVADIGPVTARALLAEFKTVESVMTAKKEDLLEVPGVGEVTADRLREVVGSEYTGGD; encoded by the coding sequence ATGGCGGCCACCGACGACGTCGGCCGGATCGAACACCCGATGCTGACGCCCGGCTTCCTCGAACGCCGGCTCTACCAGCTCCAGCTCGCGGGGACGGCCCAGGAGACGGACACGCTCGTCTGTCTCCCGACCGGGCTCGGGAAGACCACGGTCTCGCTGCTCGTGACCGCGGAGCGACTCGACTCGGTCGGCGGCACGGCGCTCATGCTCGCGCCGACGAAGCCGCTGGTCCAGCAGCACGCCGAGTTCTATCGCGAGGCCCTGCAGATCCCCGACGAGGAGATCGTCGTCTTCACCGGCGAGGTCAGCCCCGACGACCGCGCCGAACTCTGGGAGTCGGCGACCGTCGTGATCGCCACCCCGCAGGTCGTCGAGAACGACCTCGTGGGCAACCGCATCTCGCTTGCTGACGTGACCCACCTCACCTTCGACGAGTGTCACCGCGCGACCGGCGACTACGCCTACGTCTACATCGCCGAGCGCTACCACGCCGACGCGAAGAACCCCCTCGTGACGGGGATGTCGGCGTCGCCCGGCGGCGACGAGGAAGAGATCCTCACCGTCTGTGAGAACCTCGGGCTGACGGAGGTGGAGGTGATGACCGAGGACGACGCCGACGTGGCGGAGTTCACCCACGACACCGACGTGCAGTGGGAGCGCATCGACCTCCCCGAGGAGATCCTCGAGATCCGTGAACTGCTGAACGAGGTCATCACCGACCGCTTGGAGGACCTGAAGGAACTCGGCGTCACCAAGGCCACCAGCCCGGACCTCTCCCAGAAGAAGCTCAACGGGATGCGCGCCGAACTCCAGAAGCTCATCAACAACGACCAGAGCGAGGGCTACCAGGGGATGAGCACCCACGCCGAGATCATGAAGCTCCGCCGGGCGGTCGAACTGGTCGAGACCCAGTCCGTCGAGTCGGTCCGCCGGTACTTCGAGCGCCAGCGCGAGGACGCCCGCTCCTCGGGGGCGTCGAAGGCCAGCCAGCGCATGGTCAGCGACCCCCGCGTGCGCCGTGCGATGCGGAAGGCGGACACGTTCGACGGCCTCCATCCGAAGTTCTCGCAGGCCCGCATCCTGCTGGCTCAGACGCTGGGCATCGGCGAGGGCGAGCGCGTCATCGTCTTCACGGAGTCCCGCGACACCGCCGAAGCCCTGACCGAGTTCCTCGGGCAGAGCTTCGAGACCCGAAAGTTCGTCGGGCAGGGCGACAAGCAGGGCTCCGACGGCATGACCCAGACCCAACAGCAGGAGCGTCTCGACGCCTTCCGGAACGGGGAGTTCGAGGTGCTCGTCTCCACCTCCGTCGCCGAGGAGGGGCTGGACGTCCCCGAGGTCGATCTGGTGCTGTTCTACGAGCCGGTCCCGACCGCCATCCGGTCGATCCAACGGAAGGGCCGGACCGGGCGACAGGCCGAGGGGCAGGTGGTCGTCCTGCTGGCCAACGACACCCGGGACGAGGCGTTCTTCTGGATCGCCCGCCGGCGCGAACAGGAGATGGAGGAGGAACTCCGGAAGCTGAAGGGCGTCGCCGAGGAGGTCGAGGCGGAACTCGACGACGCCCAGCAGGCGCTCTCGTCGTTCGGCGATGACGACGGGGAACGCGAGGAGCGACTCAGCCCCGGGATGACCGACTTCGCCGAGGGGGACGGCGACGGCAGCGAAAGCGAGGAGGCGACTGACGACGGAACGGACGACGCCGAAACTGACGATACCGAAACTGACGACGCCGATGTCGACGCCGAACCCGCAGAGGGCGTCGTCGCCACCGCCCAGTCGGACCCCGAGGAGGACGTGGTCGAAGTGGTCGTCGACCAGCGCGAACTCGACTCACCGATCGCCAAGGAACTCTCGCGGCGGGAGGGTGTCCGCACCCGCCTCGAAACCCTCGAAGTCGGCGACTACGTGCTCTCCGATCGCGTGGCCGTCGAGCGCAAGTCCGTCTCGGACTTCCTCGACACCCTGACCGGGGGCGACCGCTCGATGTTCGAGCAGGTGGGAGACCTCTCGCGGGCTTACGCCCGACCCGTCGTGATTCTGGAGGGTGAGGACCTCTACGGCGAGCGCAACGTCCACCCGAACGCGATCCGTGGCGCGCTCTCCTCGCTGGCCATCGACTTCGACGCCAGCGTCCTCCGGACCGAGGACGAGGACGACACCGCCGACCTGCTGGAGGTCGTCGCCAGCCGCGAACAGGAGGAGTCCGACCGAACCGTCTCGGTCCACGGCGAGAAGTCCGGCAAGACGCTGACCGAACAGCAGGAGTACGTCGTCGGCAGCGTCGCCGACATCGGGCCGGTGACCGCCCGGGCGCTGCTCGCGGAGTTCAAAACCGTCGAGTCGGTGATGACCGCCAAGAAGGAGGACTTGCTGGAGGTCCCCGGTGTCGGCGAGGTGACCGCTGATCGGCTGCGAGAGGTCGTCGGCAGCGAGTACACCGGCGGCGACTGA
- a CDS encoding Sjogren's syndrome/scleroderma autoantigen 1 family protein, translating into MSEEFDKEAEREKLREKLEKDEQKREETQRMSELLLQGATMTNEHCDNCGDPLFRDGGRTFCPTCGGGNTDAAATEAAAEQQDEQAQQSRTEQSPTAPSPPTQQPGGAAESPATGTPESESQSRAIQTTPQEVTPTGSQPEQAGVNGADPMGVDSYAELQRAVSRCARKANEATDPRTAKQWLEASKEAAEALEALER; encoded by the coding sequence ATGAGCGAGGAGTTCGACAAGGAGGCCGAACGGGAGAAACTCCGCGAGAAGTTAGAGAAGGACGAACAGAAACGCGAGGAGACCCAGCGGATGAGTGAACTCCTCCTGCAGGGGGCGACGATGACCAACGAGCACTGCGACAACTGTGGGGACCCCCTCTTCCGCGACGGCGGGCGGACGTTCTGTCCGACCTGTGGCGGCGGCAATACCGACGCCGCGGCCACCGAGGCTGCCGCCGAACAGCAGGATGAGCAGGCTCAACAGTCCCGGACGGAACAATCACCGACAGCACCGTCGCCGCCCACCCAGCAGCCCGGCGGTGCGGCCGAGTCGCCGGCGACCGGCACTCCGGAAAGCGAGTCGCAGTCGCGAGCGATCCAGACGACGCCACAGGAAGTCACGCCCACGGGGAGCCAACCGGAGCAGGCCGGCGTGAACGGGGCCGATCCGATGGGAGTAGACTCCTACGCCGAACTCCAGCGTGCAGTGAGTCGCTGTGCCCGAAAAGCGAACGAGGCGACCGACCCACGGACCGCCAAGCAGTGGCTCGAAGCGTCCAAGGAGGCCGCCGAGGCGCTGGAAGCGCTGGAACGGTAG
- a CDS encoding NifU family protein, whose protein sequence is MSTESQSGDDLRDRITNFLRRNFPQIQMHGGSSSITHLDREEGVVHIQLGGACSGCGISPMTIQAIKSRMVKEIPEIERVEADTGMSAGADGDLGGTGSSSMNATFPGEGDDDGEDDEGPQAPF, encoded by the coding sequence ATGAGCACGGAGAGCCAGTCCGGCGACGACCTACGCGATCGCATCACGAACTTCCTGCGGCGGAACTTCCCGCAGATCCAGATGCACGGCGGGTCCTCCTCCATCACCCACCTCGACCGCGAGGAGGGTGTCGTCCACATCCAGCTCGGCGGCGCGTGTTCGGGCTGTGGCATCTCGCCGATGACGATCCAGGCGATCAAGTCCCGGATGGTCAAGGAGATCCCGGAGATCGAGCGCGTCGAGGCCGACACCGGCATGAGCGCCGGCGCCGACGGTGACCTCGGCGGCACCGGCAGCAGCAGCATGAACGCGACGTTCCCGGGCGAGGGCGACGACGACGGCGAGGACGACGAAGGCCCCCAGGCCCCGTTCTGA
- a CDS encoding DUF5783 family protein, which translates to MADFDPETFEEEKYTDHFAELQRAYKDAFEAMREDHGSDLIHALDQQVLNESEPHFVDGRFEIELPENPTDRVTAVDADDATLTAALDRYTDEIAARLHSLFGVERPENEA; encoded by the coding sequence ATGGCCGACTTCGACCCCGAGACGTTCGAAGAGGAGAAGTACACCGACCACTTCGCGGAGCTCCAGCGCGCCTACAAGGACGCCTTCGAGGCGATGCGGGAGGACCACGGGTCGGACCTGATCCACGCCCTCGACCAACAGGTGCTCAACGAGTCCGAGCCCCACTTCGTCGACGGGCGCTTCGAGATCGAACTGCCCGAGAACCCGACGGATCGCGTCACGGCCGTCGACGCCGACGACGCGACGCTGACGGCGGCGCTGGATCGCTACACCGACGAGATCGCCGCCCGGCTCCACTCGCTGTTCGGCGTCGAGCGCCCCGAGAACGAGGCCTGA
- a CDS encoding DUF7504 family protein, with protein sequence MKLEEPQHDLRDSPIPVADLQHGQAVLIRGPAMTGKYDLLLELLSALAARSVLVSTSRQAEGARADFAAYGDPDQLWVADCASRIHGREPESSDRVRYASSPRNLTEVGMKFTDLLGSIEADGEAAVGVHSISELVMYTDVQQVYQFLTVLLAECRGVGWPVVAVVDDAAVGDQSINTLTEPFDVVVSTRRTDHRELRYCDPTGEESGWVPF encoded by the coding sequence ATGAAACTGGAGGAGCCCCAACACGATCTGCGGGACTCCCCCATCCCGGTCGCCGACCTGCAACACGGGCAGGCCGTGTTGATCCGCGGGCCGGCGATGACGGGGAAGTACGACCTGCTGTTGGAGCTGTTGAGCGCGCTGGCAGCACGGTCGGTGTTGGTCTCGACCAGCCGACAGGCCGAGGGCGCGCGGGCGGACTTCGCGGCCTACGGCGACCCCGATCAGCTCTGGGTGGCCGACTGTGCGAGCCGCATCCACGGACGGGAGCCCGAATCGAGTGACCGCGTTCGATACGCCTCCTCGCCGCGGAACCTCACCGAGGTGGGGATGAAGTTCACCGACCTGCTCGGCAGTATCGAGGCCGACGGCGAGGCCGCCGTCGGCGTCCACTCGATCTCGGAGCTGGTGATGTACACCGACGTTCAGCAGGTGTATCAGTTCCTCACGGTGCTCCTCGCGGAGTGTCGCGGGGTGGGCTGGCCGGTGGTGGCCGTCGTCGACGACGCCGCGGTCGGCGACCAGTCGATCAATACACTGACCGAACCGTTCGACGTAGTGGTCAGTACGCGCCGCACCGATCACCGAGAACTCCGGTACTGCGACCCGACGGGCGAGGAGAGCGGCTGGGTGCCGTTCTGA
- a CDS encoding fumarylacetoacetate hydrolase family protein, with the protein MRYLARTADGDPLLGDDDGFVPLAAAAPEYTSVRDALPAAAAGTLPRVDEASAARVPREHRSLGTPLADLGKLFGIGLNYVEHAGDLSEDAPDEPASFFKPTTAATGPGGPIRLPPEEISERVTAEAELAVVIGRTCRNVAVEDADDAIAGYVPVIDMTAEDVLQRNPRFLTRAKSFDTFLVFGPHIAVPEPGTDLSPTTVRTVVDGETVAENVVDNMTFSPRELVAYHSDVMTLEPGDVISTGTPGAGVIKPGSHVRAEVEGFGSVAADVVR; encoded by the coding sequence ATGCGCTACCTCGCACGCACCGCCGACGGCGACCCGCTCCTCGGCGACGACGACGGCTTCGTCCCACTCGCCGCGGCCGCGCCCGAGTACACGAGCGTCCGCGACGCACTGCCCGCCGCGGCGGCCGGCACGCTCCCGCGCGTCGACGAGGCCAGCGCCGCCCGCGTGCCACGCGAACACCGCTCCCTCGGCACGCCCCTCGCCGACCTGGGCAAGCTGTTCGGCATCGGCCTCAACTACGTCGAGCACGCCGGGGACCTCTCTGAGGACGCCCCCGACGAGCCGGCGAGCTTCTTCAAGCCGACCACCGCAGCCACCGGCCCGGGCGGACCGATCCGGCTTCCCCCCGAGGAGATCAGCGAGCGCGTGACCGCCGAGGCCGAACTGGCGGTCGTGATCGGTCGGACCTGCCGGAACGTCGCCGTCGAGGACGCCGACGACGCCATCGCGGGGTACGTCCCCGTGATCGACATGACCGCCGAGGACGTGCTCCAGCGCAACCCGCGCTTTTTGACCCGCGCCAAGAGCTTCGACACGTTCCTCGTGTTCGGCCCGCACATCGCGGTTCCGGAGCCCGGGACGGACCTCTCTCCCACCACCGTCCGCACCGTCGTCGACGGCGAGACGGTCGCCGAGAACGTCGTCGACAACATGACGTTCTCGCCGCGGGAGCTGGTGGCGTACCACTCCGACGTGATGACCTTGGAACCCGGCGACGTGATTTCGACGGGCACGCCCGGCGCGGGCGTCATCAAGCCCGGTTCGCACGTCCGGGCGGAGGTCGAAGGGTTCGGCTCCGTGGCGGCAGACGTGGTCCGGTAG
- a CDS encoding DUF7333 family protein, translating to MEYDFTRSVGPLVLIVAVATVALTAMMTPSTVFMMVLPSMIVFAIVAFFFGMKFGQFSASP from the coding sequence ATGGAGTACGACTTCACGCGCTCAGTTGGCCCGCTCGTCCTGATCGTCGCCGTGGCCACCGTCGCGCTCACGGCCATGATGACCCCCTCGACGGTGTTCATGATGGTCCTGCCCTCGATGATCGTCTTCGCGATCGTCGCGTTCTTCTTCGGCATGAAGTTCGGGCAGTTCAGCGCCAGCCCGTAA
- a CDS encoding helicase C-terminal domain-containing protein, producing MEPARIPESFPAPSFRGNQERALADIRDAFAAGNDVVLVRAPTGSGKSLLARSIMGAARTVEEADPAQPTGAYYTTPQVSQLDDVEADDLLSDFRIIRGKNNYDCILPGEHDTPVDQAPCVRKKGFDCTVRHRCPYFSDRSIASNQSIAAMTLAYFMQTAGSDVFRTRDVVVVDEAHGLAEWAEMYAAVELTPRRVPVWDDVEVPDVTAATGDEVEGAVRFAEQLLERCEAEKDRLLAKAELTPEEAARRDRLQELRSELSYFAEDYRDPHSPTTWVVDQLDGAGGSITIKPLDPAKYLQHTVWDRGSKFALLSATILSKEAYCRGVGLDPENVALVEVGHTFPVENRPLYDTTQGKMTYEHRDETLPRIADLLVRLMAKHDDEKGLVHCHSYAIQERLADRLAELGVAGRIRVHDRENRDAELEAWKASDEPELFLSVKMEEALNLEGDLCRWQVLCKAPYLNTSDSRVEQRLEEGQWAWYYRAALRTVIQACGRVVRSPEDYGATYLADDSLLELFDRASTDIPDWFGEQVDRLSKPTLPAADPEAALAGVDASPGTYSGGRSAHSSRHGPGSSSGGPGKSGGRSGSSGSGSGSTPTNRTEADAEKRENHPLSDVWGDS from the coding sequence GTGGAGCCCGCCCGTATCCCCGAGTCATTCCCCGCGCCCTCCTTCCGCGGCAACCAGGAGCGGGCGCTCGCGGACATCCGCGACGCCTTCGCCGCGGGCAACGACGTGGTGCTCGTCCGCGCGCCGACCGGCAGCGGCAAGTCCCTCCTCGCGCGCTCGATCATGGGCGCGGCCCGGACCGTTGAGGAGGCAGACCCCGCCCAGCCCACCGGCGCCTACTACACCACCCCGCAGGTCAGCCAACTCGACGACGTGGAGGCCGACGACCTGCTTTCTGACTTCCGGATCATCCGCGGCAAGAACAACTACGACTGCATCCTCCCCGGCGAACACGACACGCCCGTCGATCAGGCCCCCTGCGTGCGTAAGAAGGGGTTCGACTGCACGGTTCGGCACCGCTGTCCGTACTTCTCGGACCGGTCTATCGCGAGCAATCAGTCGATCGCGGCGATGACGCTCGCGTACTTCATGCAGACCGCCGGTAGCGACGTGTTCCGCACCCGCGACGTGGTCGTCGTCGACGAGGCTCACGGCCTCGCCGAATGGGCCGAGATGTACGCCGCCGTCGAACTCACCCCGCGCCGGGTGCCGGTCTGGGACGACGTGGAGGTGCCCGACGTGACCGCCGCTACCGGCGACGAGGTCGAGGGCGCGGTGCGCTTCGCCGAACAGCTCCTCGAACGCTGTGAGGCCGAGAAGGACCGCTTGCTCGCGAAAGCCGAACTCACGCCGGAGGAGGCCGCCCGCCGGGACCGGCTACAGGAACTCCGGAGCGAACTCAGCTACTTCGCCGAGGACTACCGCGATCCGCACTCGCCGACGACGTGGGTCGTCGACCAGCTCGACGGCGCCGGCGGTTCGATCACGATCAAGCCCCTCGACCCCGCGAAGTACCTCCAACACACAGTCTGGGACCGTGGCTCGAAGTTCGCGCTGCTGTCGGCGACGATCCTCAGCAAGGAGGCCTACTGCCGCGGCGTCGGCCTCGACCCCGAGAACGTCGCGCTGGTGGAGGTCGGCCACACCTTCCCCGTCGAGAACCGGCCGCTCTACGACACCACGCAAGGGAAGATGACCTACGAGCACCGCGACGAGACGCTCCCGAGGATCGCCGACCTGCTCGTCCGGCTGATGGCCAAACACGACGACGAGAAGGGGCTGGTCCACTGCCACTCCTACGCGATCCAGGAACGGCTCGCGGACCGCCTCGCCGAACTGGGCGTCGCCGGGCGAATCCGGGTCCACGACCGGGAGAACCGCGACGCCGAACTGGAGGCGTGGAAGGCCAGCGACGAGCCCGAACTGTTCCTCTCGGTGAAGATGGAGGAGGCGCTGAACTTGGAGGGCGACCTCTGTCGCTGGCAGGTGCTCTGTAAGGCGCCGTACCTCAACACGAGCGACTCCCGGGTCGAACAGCGCTTGGAGGAGGGCCAGTGGGCGTGGTACTACCGCGCCGCCCTCCGGACCGTGATCCAGGCCTGCGGGCGCGTCGTGCGCTCGCCGGAGGACTACGGCGCGACCTACCTCGCCGACGACTCGCTGCTCGAACTGTTCGACCGCGCGAGCACGGACATCCCGGACTGGTTCGGCGAGCAGGTCGACCGGCTCTCGAAGCCGACCCTGCCCGCGGCCGACCCCGAGGCAGCCCTCGCGGGCGTCGACGCCAGCCCGGGGACCTACTCCGGCGGTCGTTCGGCCCACAGCAGCCGGCACGGCCCCGGAAGCTCGTCGGGGGGACCGGGCAAATCGGGCGGCAGGTCGGGAAGCTCCGGTTCAGGTTCGGGCTCGACCCCGACCAACCGGACCGAAGCCGACGCGGAGAAGCGGGAGAACCATCCGTTGTCGGACGTATGGGGGGACTCGTGA
- a CDS encoding 60S ribosomal export protein NMD3, translating to MSKSGEFCPRCGDDVPKRPEPLPGEPRDRDAALCDACYFEDFDLVDAPERIEVLVCSRCGAVHRGNRWVDVGAKDYTDVAVDEVAEALGVHLKAEQVQWGVEPEQVDQNTIRMHCTFSGLVRGTHVEETVTVPVKVSRGTCKRCGRISGGAYAGEVQVRAAEREPTKDECDRAMEIAHEMVEEREADGDRDAFVTEAKEVKDGADIQLSTNKLGRMLSKRLVEEFGGSFEEYATLVTEDSDGNEVYRVTFAVRLPRYRQGEIIDPEDGDGPVVVTSVRGNLKGTRLASGERYEARFDEGDAPDALRLGERDDAVETTVVAVEDEHAVQVLDPETFETKSIPRPDFFDTDAQQVRVLKSRSGLHMVPDAESKRE from the coding sequence ATGAGTAAGTCAGGCGAGTTCTGCCCGCGCTGTGGCGACGACGTGCCAAAGCGCCCCGAACCCCTCCCCGGGGAGCCGCGGGACCGCGACGCCGCCCTCTGTGACGCCTGCTACTTCGAGGACTTCGACCTCGTCGACGCACCCGAACGCATCGAAGTGCTGGTCTGCTCGCGCTGCGGTGCGGTCCACCGCGGCAACCGCTGGGTCGACGTCGGCGCAAAGGACTACACCGACGTGGCCGTCGACGAGGTCGCCGAAGCCCTCGGGGTCCACCTCAAGGCCGAGCAGGTCCAGTGGGGCGTCGAACCCGAACAAGTCGACCAGAACACGATCCGGATGCACTGCACCTTCTCCGGGCTGGTCCGGGGCACCCACGTCGAGGAGACCGTCACCGTGCCGGTGAAGGTCTCGCGGGGCACCTGCAAGCGCTGTGGCCGCATCTCCGGCGGCGCCTACGCCGGCGAGGTGCAGGTCCGCGCCGCCGAGCGCGAACCCACGAAGGACGAGTGTGACCGGGCCATGGAGATCGCCCACGAGATGGTCGAGGAGCGCGAGGCCGACGGCGACCGCGACGCGTTCGTCACCGAGGCCAAGGAGGTCAAGGACGGCGCGGACATCCAACTCTCGACGAACAAGCTGGGCCGGATGCTCTCGAAGCGGCTGGTCGAGGAGTTCGGCGGCTCCTTCGAGGAGTACGCCACGCTCGTCACCGAGGACTCCGACGGTAACGAGGTCTACCGCGTCACCTTCGCGGTCCGGCTGCCCCGCTACCGACAGGGCGAGATCATCGACCCCGAGGACGGCGACGGCCCGGTGGTCGTTACCTCCGTGCGGGGGAACCTCAAGGGGACCCGACTGGCCTCCGGCGAGCGCTACGAGGCCCGCTTCGACGAGGGCGACGCCCCCGACGCCCTGCGGCTGGGCGAGCGCGACGACGCCGTGGAGACCACCGTCGTCGCCGTCGAGGACGAACACGCGGTACAGGTGCTCGATCCCGAGACGTTCGAGACGAAGAGCATCCCCCGGCCGGACTTCTTCGACACCGACGCCCAGCAGGTCCGGGTGCTGAAGTCCCGCTCGGGGCTGCACATGGTGCCCGACGCCGAGAGCAAGCGCGAGTGA
- a CDS encoding fumarylacetoacetate hydrolase family protein, which produces MRLARIRTESGVVAGEYEDGVVEAGGETYVVGEDGPLAPPCDPSALYCIGRNYAETLAQKGYERPEQPTYFIKPPVSVVPHEAPIPYPTFSEEVTYAGELVAVLGERCRNATPEEAEAAVQGFTIMNDVDALDQPDLTSRKAFDGSGPLGPWIETDVDPTAMDMYTDINGERRQSANTELMLWGPYELLSFLSERFTLRPGDAVAFGSPGNPGTIEPGDEIEIHYEGIGTLRNTVVSQE; this is translated from the coding sequence ATGCGACTTGCACGGATCAGGACGGAGTCGGGCGTCGTCGCCGGCGAGTACGAGGACGGCGTCGTCGAGGCCGGGGGCGAGACGTACGTCGTCGGGGAGGACGGCCCGCTGGCGCCGCCGTGTGACCCCTCAGCGCTCTACTGCATCGGCCGGAACTACGCCGAGACGCTGGCCCAGAAGGGGTACGAGCGGCCCGAGCAGCCGACCTACTTCATCAAGCCGCCGGTGTCGGTCGTGCCCCACGAGGCGCCGATCCCGTACCCGACCTTCTCGGAGGAGGTCACCTACGCGGGCGAACTGGTGGCCGTACTGGGTGAGCGCTGTCGGAACGCGACCCCCGAGGAGGCCGAGGCGGCCGTTCAGGGGTTCACGATCATGAACGACGTGGATGCGTTGGATCAGCCTGACCTCACCTCCCGGAAGGCCTTCGACGGCTCCGGCCCGCTGGGGCCGTGGATCGAGACCGACGTCGATCCGACGGCGATGGACATGTACACCGACATCAACGGCGAGCGCCGGCAGTCGGCGAACACGGAGCTGATGCTCTGGGGGCCGTACGAACTGCTCTCGTTCCTCTCCGAGCGGTTCACGCTCCGCCCCGGCGACGCCGTGGCGTTCGGCAGCCCCGGGAACCCCGGGACGATCGAGCCGGGCGACGAGATCGAGATCCACTACGAGGGGATCGGGACGCTGCGGAACACGGTGGTTTCACAGGAATAG
- a CDS encoding NAD-dependent epimerase/dehydratase family protein — protein sequence MDTVIVTGGRGASGRWVVDRLREDHEVVVVDRDHPGFGADPVENVDFRAADLTDRGAVRELIAGIGPDAVVHWGAIPALGRHPEGAVFENNAIAAYNVLTAAGEAGARIVQASSDGAYGFFFAEETPLPDELPITEDHPRRPEDGYGLSKVAAEEVAAGVARRHGVQVASLRPSWIQEPGGYPCRDPDYTGDLGAGAGNYWSYVDARDVAEMVHTALTTEFAPEGGHEAFNCVAADNALGEPLEDLLERHYGALPSGPGVEGDGSAYSLKKAGETLGWVPEHSWREAADEDVDRPELVRD from the coding sequence ATGGACACCGTCATCGTCACCGGCGGCCGCGGCGCCTCGGGGCGCTGGGTCGTCGACCGACTGCGCGAGGACCACGAAGTCGTCGTCGTCGACCGGGACCACCCGGGCTTCGGCGCCGACCCCGTCGAGAACGTCGACTTCCGGGCCGCGGACCTCACCGACCGCGGCGCAGTCAGGGAACTGATCGCCGGCATCGGCCCCGACGCCGTCGTCCACTGGGGTGCCATCCCCGCGCTCGGCCGCCACCCCGAGGGCGCGGTGTTCGAGAACAACGCCATCGCGGCGTACAACGTCCTCACCGCCGCCGGGGAGGCAGGGGCACGGATCGTTCAGGCCTCCAGCGACGGCGCCTACGGCTTCTTCTTCGCCGAGGAGACGCCGCTGCCCGACGAACTGCCGATCACCGAGGACCACCCGCGACGACCGGAGGACGGCTACGGCCTCTCGAAGGTCGCCGCCGAGGAGGTCGCCGCAGGCGTCGCCCGCCGCCACGGCGTGCAGGTCGCCTCGCTGCGGCCCTCGTGGATTCAGGAACCCGGCGGCTACCCCTGTCGGGACCCCGACTACACGGGTGACCTCGGCGCCGGCGCGGGGAACTACTGGTCCTACGTCGACGCCCGCGACGTGGCCGAGATGGTCCACACGGCGCTGACAACCGAGTTCGCGCCCGAGGGCGGCCACGAGGCGTTCAACTGCGTCGCCGCCGACAACGCGCTCGGCGAGCCGCTGGAGGACCTGCTCGAACGACATTACGGCGCGCTCCCGTCGGGCCCGGGCGTTGAGGGCGACGGAAGCGCCTACAGCCTGAAGAAGGCCGGCGAGACGCTCGGCTGGGTGCCCGAACACTCCTGGCGCGAGGCGGCCGACGAGGACGTTGATCGGCCCGAACTGGTTCGGGACTGA